From Nocardioides sp. HDW12B, the proteins below share one genomic window:
- a CDS encoding serine hydrolase domain-containing protein, whose product MASSSPVSSLLDAWVADGREPGGAVCVVREGEPVVDHVAGTRDGVRPWEPDTLVMTYSVAKPFAALTVLDVVASGGLSLETRVAELWPEYAARGKEGTTVRHVLSHGAGLPCFPEAAASLAFDDEARLTGLLADAAPDHAPGDAVAEHALTYGHLCAALVRAATGEDLADRFARIAAEHGWDLHLRVADSDLGRVADVVALDGWPEVYADDPRWGPALGRPPGLLDPDVLNSARFRGCSFPAIAMHASARGLARFYADLMAPGGPVEQRLGRELNAAYVGPAASGHDRILDREVTWTLGFQVDDEDIGMGGAGGCSAWWSFRGRYAAAYVSRGLGDHTRGDEIWSAIEAV is encoded by the coding sequence GGCGCGGTCTGCGTGGTGCGGGAAGGCGAGCCGGTCGTCGACCACGTCGCCGGCACCCGCGACGGCGTACGCCCCTGGGAGCCGGACACGCTGGTCATGACCTACTCCGTCGCCAAGCCCTTCGCCGCCCTCACCGTGCTTGACGTGGTCGCCTCGGGTGGGCTGTCGCTGGAGACGCGCGTCGCCGAGCTGTGGCCGGAGTACGCCGCCCGCGGCAAGGAGGGGACCACGGTGCGGCACGTGCTGAGCCACGGCGCCGGCCTTCCGTGCTTCCCGGAGGCCGCGGCGTCCCTGGCCTTTGACGACGAGGCGAGGCTGACCGGGCTGCTGGCCGACGCGGCACCGGACCACGCCCCGGGAGACGCGGTCGCCGAGCACGCCCTGACCTACGGGCACCTGTGCGCGGCGCTGGTGCGAGCCGCGACGGGCGAGGACCTCGCCGACCGGTTCGCGCGCATCGCGGCCGAGCACGGTTGGGACCTCCACCTGCGTGTGGCCGACTCCGATTTGGGGCGCGTGGCCGACGTGGTCGCGCTCGACGGGTGGCCGGAGGTGTACGCCGACGACCCGCGGTGGGGTCCCGCGCTCGGTCGGCCACCGGGGCTGCTCGACCCGGACGTGCTCAACTCGGCCCGCTTCCGCGGCTGCTCGTTCCCCGCGATCGCGATGCACGCCAGCGCCCGCGGGCTGGCGCGCTTCTACGCCGACCTCATGGCGCCGGGTGGTCCGGTCGAGCAGCGCCTGGGACGCGAGCTGAACGCGGCGTACGTCGGCCCCGCCGCCAGCGGGCACGACCGGATTCTGGACCGCGAGGTCACCTGGACGCTGGGGTTCCAGGTCGACGACGAGGACATCGGCATGGGCGGCGCCGGCGGCTGCTCGGCCTGGTGGTCGTTCCGCGGCAGGTACGCCGCGGCGTACGTGAGCCGAGGGCTCGGCGACCACACCCGCGGTGACGAGATCTGGTCCGCGATCGAGGCGGTGTAG
- a CDS encoding WYL domain-containing protein, which yields MPGGPGRDQRAPMERLVRIAAVLKVAGDRGVGADKLVRVAGFDGEEAMDQLARELRHLRNQGWQIDNIADPGEPGRYRMVTVDNRLRVRLTPAQQRALQRAVLLADRQELGQRLGLTADQTPAEVTPSLRTSEPDDQLATVLSAVRRRCLLRFRYGGRTRQVHPESVRHQNARWYLRAVEVGGDEAKLFVVARMSEVERDAPGTADPVEGERTLALHPMQWKVDPPVQVTVRLEAAYRLDTEHWLGTPADAREDGDELELTYEVTNREALKVRLYDLGSRVRLVGPEDLRKELLDELATVAEGANR from the coding sequence ATGCCAGGTGGTCCCGGGCGCGACCAGCGCGCCCCGATGGAGCGGCTCGTGCGCATCGCGGCCGTCCTCAAGGTGGCGGGCGACCGCGGGGTCGGCGCCGACAAGCTCGTCCGGGTCGCCGGCTTCGACGGCGAGGAGGCCATGGACCAGCTGGCTCGCGAGCTGCGCCATCTGCGCAACCAGGGCTGGCAGATCGACAACATCGCGGACCCCGGCGAGCCCGGGCGATACCGCATGGTCACCGTCGACAACCGCCTCCGGGTGCGACTGACGCCTGCGCAGCAGCGGGCTCTCCAGCGTGCCGTGCTGCTGGCCGACCGCCAGGAGCTCGGCCAGCGACTCGGACTGACCGCCGACCAGACCCCCGCTGAGGTCACGCCAAGTTTGCGGACCTCCGAGCCCGACGATCAGCTCGCCACGGTGCTCAGCGCTGTGCGGCGCCGCTGCCTGTTGCGCTTCCGCTACGGCGGACGCACCCGCCAGGTCCACCCCGAGTCGGTGCGCCACCAGAACGCGCGGTGGTACCTCCGCGCCGTCGAGGTCGGAGGCGACGAGGCCAAGCTCTTCGTCGTGGCGCGCATGAGTGAGGTCGAGCGCGACGCCCCCGGCACGGCTGACCCGGTCGAGGGGGAGCGCACCCTCGCGCTGCACCCCATGCAGTGGAAGGTCGACCCGCCGGTGCAGGTCACGGTCCGCCTGGAGGCGGCGTACCGCCTGGACACCGAGCACTGGCTCGGCACGCCAGCCGACGCACGCGAGGACGGCGACGAGCTCGAGCTGACCTACGAGGTCACCAACCGGGAGGCGCTCAAGGTGCGGCTCTACGACCTCGGCTCTCGGGTGCGGCTCGTGGGCCCCGAGGACCTGCGCAAGGAGCTGCTCGACGAGCTGGCGACCGTCGCTGAAGGAGCCAACCGATGA
- a CDS encoding WYL domain-containing protein, with translation MSAATPKYVARIARLPLVFEHLAAHQDGLSLGELAAEFDVPPEQLREDLLAFYTADVTPDLLMGLSRPGVLGFFGPDGDDADPEDAEVVRVLDARNADELGVEHVDASELALIYTAARALQEIDDDPDLAAAVDVLAETMFAVTDAGSDDPAPWNEALEAIQIGWRERRRVRIIYSRSWDAGVRERVIEPYRLVATGRGWEVDAGTGEQRGEVRTYIVGNIREAELLEETFEPPENLPQLLEAKRATSRVRVELPQSGRWAADMYAESVAVVDDQETTAVLDVDLLPPLKHRLGLLLLAAGSDAHVVEPVELRGAAADLARQLMAHHG, from the coding sequence ATGAGCGCCGCCACCCCGAAGTACGTCGCACGCATCGCCCGGCTGCCGCTCGTCTTCGAGCACCTCGCTGCCCACCAGGACGGGCTGTCCCTGGGCGAGCTGGCCGCCGAGTTCGACGTACCGCCGGAGCAGCTGCGTGAGGACCTGCTCGCCTTCTACACCGCCGACGTCACCCCCGACCTGCTCATGGGTTTGTCGCGCCCGGGTGTGCTCGGCTTCTTCGGACCCGACGGCGACGACGCGGACCCCGAGGACGCTGAGGTCGTGCGCGTGCTCGACGCCCGCAACGCCGACGAGCTCGGGGTCGAGCACGTCGACGCCTCCGAGCTGGCGCTGATCTACACCGCCGCGCGGGCGCTGCAGGAGATCGACGACGACCCCGACCTGGCCGCTGCCGTCGACGTGCTCGCCGAGACGATGTTCGCCGTCACCGACGCCGGCAGCGACGACCCTGCGCCGTGGAACGAGGCGCTCGAGGCGATTCAGATCGGCTGGCGCGAGCGGCGACGCGTGCGCATCATCTACTCCCGCTCCTGGGACGCCGGTGTGCGCGAGCGCGTCATCGAGCCCTATCGCCTTGTCGCCACCGGCCGCGGCTGGGAGGTCGACGCCGGCACTGGCGAGCAGCGCGGCGAGGTGCGCACCTACATCGTCGGCAACATCCGCGAGGCCGAGCTGCTCGAGGAGACCTTCGAGCCACCGGAGAACTTGCCGCAGCTGCTGGAGGCCAAACGCGCCACCAGTCGGGTGCGCGTCGAGCTGCCGCAGTCAGGACGCTGGGCTGCCGACATGTACGCCGAGAGCGTCGCTGTCGTCGACGACCAGGAGACGACCGCCGTCCTCGACGTCGACCTGCTGCCGCCGCTGAAGCACCGGCTCGGGCTGCTGCTGCTTGCCGCTGGGAGCGACGCGCACGTCGTGGAGCCGGTCGAGCTGCGAGGTGCCGCGGCAGACCTGGCCCGCCAGCTGATGGCGCACCACGGCTGA
- a CDS encoding type II toxin-antitoxin system VapC family toxin — MTLVADASVLVAALVDSGPDGSWALALIADEQLAAPHLVMVETANVLRRLALSGAIPAQTADLAHEDLLALPIQLAPYDLLARRVWQLRETLTSFDACYVALAEELAVPLATLDRRLARSTGPRCRMLTPPARP; from the coding sequence ATGACCCTCGTCGCAGACGCGTCGGTCCTCGTCGCCGCTCTGGTCGACAGCGGGCCCGACGGGTCCTGGGCGCTCGCGCTCATCGCGGACGAGCAGCTCGCCGCACCCCACCTCGTGATGGTCGAGACCGCGAACGTGCTCCGCCGGTTGGCCCTCAGCGGTGCGATCCCTGCGCAGACGGCCGACCTCGCCCACGAGGATCTCCTCGCCCTGCCGATCCAGCTCGCGCCGTACGACCTGCTCGCGCGTCGCGTGTGGCAGCTCAGGGAGACCCTGACGTCGTTCGACGCCTGCTACGTCGCGCTCGCCGAGGAGCTCGCGGTGCCGCTGGCGACACTCGACCGACGCCTCGCGAGGTCGACCGGCCCGCGCTGCCGGATGCTCACGCCACCCGCTCGTCCTTGA